A region of Lepus europaeus isolate LE1 chromosome 2, mLepTim1.pri, whole genome shotgun sequence DNA encodes the following proteins:
- the OLIG2 gene encoding oligodendrocyte transcription factor 2, translating to MDSDASLVSSRPSSPEPDDLFLPARSKGSSGGGFTGGTVSSSTPSDCPPELSAELRGAMGAAGAHPGDKLGGGGGFKSSSSSTSSSTSAAAASSTKKDKKQMTEPELQQLRLKINSRERKRMHDLNIAMDGLREVMPYAHGPSVRKLSKIATLLLARNYILMLTNSLEEMKRLVSEIYGGHHAGFHPSACGGLAHSAPLPAATAHPAAAAHAAHHPAVHHPILPPAAAAAAAAAAAAAVSSASLPGSGLSSVGSIRPPHGLLKSPSAAAAAPLGGGGGGGGGSGGFQHWGGMPCPCSMCQVPPPHHHVSAMGAGSLPRLTSDAK from the coding sequence ATGGACTCGGACGCCAGCCTGGTGTCCAGCCGCCCGTCGTCGCCGGAACCCGATGACCTTTTCCTGCCGGCCCGGAGCAagggcagcagcggcggcggcttcACAGGGGGCACTGTGTCCTCGTCCACGCCGAGCGACTGCCCGCCGGAGCTGAGCGCCGAGCTGCGCGGAGCCATGGGCGCGGCGGGTGCGCACCCCGGGGACAagctgggcggcggcggcggcttcaAGTCCTCCTCGTCCAGCACCTCGTCGTCCACGTCGGCGGCGGCCGCGTCGTCCACCAAGAAAGACAAGAAGCAGATGACCGAGCCGGAGCTGCAGCAGCTGCGGCTGAAAATCAACAGCCGCGAGCGCAAGCGCATGCATGACCTCAACATCGCCATGGACGGGCTGCGCGAGGTCATGCCGTACGCGCACGGCCCGTCGGTGCGCAAGCTCTCCAAAATCGCCACGCTGCTGCTGGCGCGTAACTACATCCTCATGCTCACCAACTCGCTGGAGGAGATGAAGCGCCTGGTGAGCGAGATCTACGGCGGCCACCACGCCGGCTTCCACCCGTCGGCCTGCGGTGGCCTGGCGCACTCGGCGCCGCTGCCCGCCGCCACCGCACACCCGGCGGCCGCAGCGCACGCGGCGCACCACCCGGCGGTCCACCACCCCATCCTGCCAcctgccgcggccgccgccgccgccgccgccgcggccgccgccgtaTCCAGCGCCTCTCTGCCTGGCTCCGGGCTGTCGTCGGTCGGCTCTATCCGGCCCCCGCACGGCCTGCTCAAGTctccgtccgccgccgccgcagccccgctggggggtggcggcggcggcggcgggggcagcGGGGGCTTCCAGCACTGGGGCGGCATGCCGTGCCCCTGCAGCATGTGTCAGGTGCCGCCCCCGCACCACCACGTGTCGGCCATGGGCGCGGGCAGCCTGCCGCGCCTCACCTCGGACGCCAAGTGA